Within Sporosarcina sp. PTS2304, the genomic segment TTTTCGACCGTATCAATTACTAGTCGCATCTATCGCAGCTTGTGGCGGTGGCGTCATGCGAAAAGTACTTGATAAAATGCGCACACCTGCTGACGATATTGTAGTAGAAGTGAAAGAGGTCGTCCGCTCGCAAGACGATGCTAGTCGCGTGCTAAAAATTCATCTCCACTTCACGGTGTTCGGATCAGCAATTAAAGAAGAAAAGATGCCGAGAATCATGGAACTAACAGAGAAGAATTGTTCCATGTTACAATCTGTAGTAGGTTGTATAGAAATTGTAAAAACATATGATATTAGACCTATCTAACAAACTGATCCGACAATATTAAAATTATTGTCGGATTTTTTCGTGTCATTTTCCCTACACGTTTCCAAATTATGTTGTATACTGAAGTAGATACTAAAAAAAGGAGGCTATTCTTTTGAAAAAAATACTTATTGGAGCACTTACTGCTCTATTTATCTTTGCGGCTATTCCGTTTCAAACACAAGCGGCCACTTCATTTTCTGATGTAGAAAAGCATTGGGCGAAGAAAGAAATTATGTATTTATCGGAGCGCAATATTATCGGTGGCTATCCAGACGGTACATTTAAGCCAAACGAAGCAATCACTCGGGCACAAGCTGCTTCTATGCTCGTGAAGGCATTGAAGATTCCATTAGTGAAAAATCCAACGATTACATTTAAGGACGTTTCCAAAAATTCACCTTACTATCAAATCCTTGCAACTGTAAATGAAAAAGGCATTCTACGCGGAGATAATGGGTTGATGCGTCCGGGCGAAGAAACATCCCGTGTACAAATGGCTGCGATTTTACGTCGTTCGTTCAAACTACCTTTGGACAAGCAAGCGACATTCGTGGACGTTTCAGAATCACATTGGGCTTTTGAAGACGTAAATGGTATTGCGAAAAAAGGCATTACCGGCGGATCAAATGGTAAGTTTATGCCTGGTGATTCAGTGACACGCGCACAATTTTCTGCCTTCCTAGTACGTGCATTAGATGACTCTATGAAACTTAGTGAATATCACTCATATGTTGCAAAAAAAGGCACAACAGTTGAACAAAATGGTTTTTCTTACACGATTGCTAAAGACAAAACATCCACTAAGTTATTTAAGAAAAACCTAAAAGCTGGCACTCAAGTTGCAATTTTAGATAAAGCGACTATGCCTGACAATGGAACAAACCGTGAATTATTAATGCCAGGATACCAACTGATTATGTATAATGACGATTTGTACATTCCGTTTTGGAATCTAATTAACGATAAGACAAATATGCCTTCTGGTTACAATCTAACAAAGATTAATGCAAATACATGGAGCTACACGATTGGCACCATTCCAATTGAACAAAAGTTCCGTAATATGTTTATATGGAACGACCGAATTTTCTATACGATCGAAAAAAATAAAGAGCGTGTATTTGATTCGAAATTCAATCCAGAAAATCCGATAGACGATCCACTGATCTTGTATTCAACAACACTTGATGGAAAAAACAAGAAACAAGAGCTCGTGTTTGACGCGCGCGTAATTTTTCATGAAGTGGAACGGACTTCAAAAGATGTTCAAGTGAGCCACAACAATAAATCTGTGCTATTTGATCATTCTGCTATGTATTATTTCAATAAAACTGGCGTCTACAAATACAATCTTTTAGATAAAAAGACGACTAAACTCGCTTCTGTTGTAGCGAAAGATATGCAAGTAGAAACAAAACAGTTGGTAGTGACCGATCAACAAGGGAAGAAACATTCGCTTAAGAAATAAAGCAAAGAATCACACAAAAAAAGATTATCTCAAAAGTCAGGAACCACTGGCTTTTCTGAGATAATCTTTTTCTTTGTAGATGAGACAATTTTTATTGATTGTCGTTGTTATAAAGTCTTGTTTCAATAAGTTTTCTCATTCTCCTATCGCGCAGTTTGAAGAAGCTGGACGATATTTTTTGTTATAATGGATTGAATTCCATTCCTTCCCTTCAGCAGCTTAACACATTTTAAACTGACGCAATAGCCTAGTTCAAGGAGTTTTTTATGAATTTTGAGCGCACCATATCGCCCATCGCTTTCTTTATGGATCGTTCGGATGCATTCCAGAATCTCCTCCCGCACATCCTCTCTATTTATTAGGATAGAGACTTAACTAAGTTGTGCACATACATCTATACTAGCTCCAATTTCACATAGTGGACATCAATGTCGTTAGGTTCTCCTTCGTAAAAGAAATACCAAAACTCTTGGTTCTCTTGTAGTGGAATGGCTACTTTCTTATTAGTGGTTGCAAATGTAATTTCTATTTGATTAATATCCTTATCGATAATCTTCCCAATGATTACCGGGATCACCTTTTCCTCACTATGAATTTCGATGTAACTTTCTATTCCGTCAACTCCTTCAGATTCTGCTTCAAAGTCCCTAAGACGCCCATCCCAGTTAAGTCGATAACCTTCTGCTGCATGTATTACTTCAGCAAATCCAATACCGCCTGCGGTAAAAATCATGATTTCTGTATCGTCATGTTCTTCTATTGCAATGAGGCTACCTTTATTGTACCCTTCTTGTTTGAAAAAGGATTCTATCGCTTCCTCTTTTGTCTTATAGTAAGTATGGTTTTGGATTTCTTTCCCTTTCTCAGCAGAACAACCGTAAAGAGTCATAATCGTAAGTGCAACAATCAAAAAAATTTTATATATAATATTCATTGACCTACCTCCGTTATTTATAGAAGATGGCAAGATACATTTGGATTAGCATAAATATATTGTGAACTACTAACCCTTATCCGTTTTTCTTTCAAATTCATGGATTGCTTGCACTAGCGTTGCATCGTAGTAGCCGTTGTTAAAGCTACGATATGCAGTCTTTGATGCTTCAGTATTATACACGGACCATATGATGTAAGAATTATCGAACCTCAATGGTAGTAGCCGCGACCCGACTCATCTTTGTAACCTCAATCAAATGCTTCATCTGAGAAAGTGTTTATAAGTCCGCACTTGTGAGATCTCTGTTGTTCCCATCGTTACATAGAAAGACTTATCCAACTCAAGAAAGTACTTACGTATCGTAACAGTCTTTAACCCCAACCGACTGGCTATTTCACTGGTTTTTATGCTTGCTTCAGTATCGTGATAGGGAACCTTAAAGGTGGCGTGGGAAAAACGAAGGTATCGGTCATGGCAAGTTGGGAGTTAGCTTTTGACCGCAATAAAAAGGTGTTGCTTGTCGATATGGATCCGCAAGGCAATGCGAGTACATTAATTGCGTGTTCCACAGGGGTCACTGAAATTAATACTAGTATTTTCGAAGGCTTTCAAAATGGTTCATTAAAAGAATGCATCGTCAAAATGACGGACAATCTGCATGTCATTCCTGCACAAGTGTCCTTTAAAAACTTCCCGAAATTTTTATATGCCAATGTAAAAGAAGAAATTGATCAAGTTTCTTATTTAAAGAAGCTACTTGATCCCATTCGTGATGACTATGATTATATTTTCATTGACGTTCCTCCAACCATCAGTGACTTCTCTGATAACGCGATGATGGCTGCTGATTACGTATTAATCATCCTGCAAGCACAAGAGCTTTCTTTAGAAGGTGCTGAAACGTATATCAAGTATCTGCAATTTATGGCAGATAACTATGATGCAGATATCCAAGTCGCAGGTGTTCTTCCTGTTCTGCTTCGTCCAGGTGGGCGTGTCGATATTTCTACGCTCGAACGTGCAAGAGAAATGTTCGGCAGTGATAACGTCATGGACAGTGTCATCAAGCACTTAGAACGGCTTAAAGCGTGGGACGTCACGGGAATTACGAATAATGATATGCATGACCGCAAAGCCCATCAGGTCTTCTTAGATGTCATTGACGAGTTGGAAGCGAAACTGGCCCAATTCGAGGAGGCTGGTAAGTATGAGTAATGAAAAAGGTGGATTAATCAAAAAGAAAAAGAAGCCGACAATCATACAGCCGTCCGTACCTGTAAAGAAAAGTGATATGGACTTCGGCTATACAGAGCCACAAAAGCAAGAAAAGCCTGCTACTGTTAAGCCTACAGCAAAACCTGAAGCAACAAAAATTGCCCCTCCTACACCTCGCAAAAAATTAGGTGTCGGCAAGACAAATAGTACCAAAAGCTTAAAAGTCCCTACATTGATTCACAGTGAATTGAATTTACTCGGATCCTTTATGGACGAGCATAAGACGTACGTTATTCTTCAAAATTTGATTGATAGCTATGTGAAAAACGAGCTGACCGATCGCCAGCAACGACAGTTTGACTTTATGGTTGAGGCATTTTTTGAGGATAAATAACAAAATAATACTTATCAAAAGTAGAAATTTCTACTTCTTCGAGATATCAAGACATAAAAAAAGAACGCGTGTACCAAGCGACACGAGTTAAGCGTTTCGTTATTAGTTTGTATTCCCATTATGTCAAAAGGATATACATTTTGTCAAGAAGAACGGAGGCGACAATGACCATGCAGCAAGAAACACCTCATTTACTCATTTGCTTTGATGAAAGTGGCAAGCAAAGCCGCGATCCTATTCAGTTAATGGGCGCATTTTCAATTCCTACAACTATTTATATGCACCCACAATATAAAGATTTACATCTATTAAATAAAGAGTATACGCTGCACTGGAAAGAGTATGGAGGCGATGGAAAAGATCGAAAAGGCATTGAAAAGCTATTTCAACACGCTCTCCCATTAGCCGAGTACATGAATTTCAACTTTATCCGTTATTCAAGGTCCGTATTGGCTGAACAAGCCAACGTATTTCTAGATATTTACGAATCTAAACAAGTCATTGTCGATAATACCGTTTACGCAAAGTTACCTGAGCGGATTTGCTACGGTTTGCTTAGAGGTTATGATGAGCATAATCATGTGCAAGCAACTATCCTAATTGAAGATGCATCTGAATATCGCTCCAGAGAATTGGATCAAACAATCAAAAACTCATTAAATATCCATTCTTTATACCGCGGGGAAGATTATGTTATTAGAGAATGTGATTATCGCAGCAAAGGACAAGAAATCGGCATCGAGATTATTGACATTTTACTCGGGATTGTTGGGTTAATCCTTGATAATCCATCTGCTATATCTAACAAGAAAAAGGCCAAGATTCATTTAGTGCTGAAACTCTTGAAGGAAAACAGATTACAGCCATTTTTAAAAAATCTTCGTCTGTTTGAATTGCAACAGTCCAATCAGCTGAAAGAAGCTAATATTGAAGCAAGTATTAAGTTATTCATCTCGAAAAACTATGAAACATTTATTACGTTATAAATCAGGTGATTGGAGGTAATAGATTCTGTCAGCTATCCAACGTTTGATGGTGATGTAGATCCGTTTCGTTTATTTTTATACGATGAAATAAATGCATATCTAATTGATTACAATGAAAACATTTCCCACGAAGTTGATCCAGTAGCACCAGCAGAAAAAATTGCCCAAAAAGGTTATGAAGAAATAGGCAATACAATTATTCGCTTAATTCAAGATGGCGACTCCTGCGGGAACAGCACGAGCCGAAGACCCTGGACTGAGCGCAGCGAGAGAAGCGTCCAGTCGCAGCGGAAATCAACTTTTCCTGGTGTTTTCTCTATTGTAAAAGAAAAAAGAATGTAGGCATTTCCGAAGTTTGTCTACAGTCTGAGAGTAGCCTCAGCTACTCTTTTTTTACAACCAATATAAAATCCTCATAGGTGTACAGCCCGTCTTCAGCTGTGATGGCTCCAGTTCATTGGCAATTGTTTGGTGAGCGCGTTCCAGATGTCGTCCAATGTCTCGGTTGGAATGCCAAGCTATTTGAAAGTCCCAGATACCTCAGATGAAATCAGTGCGGCGGCTGTTACAGTGCTTTTACGTTTCAAAATAGACGGGACAGGAATGTGCTGCAAATTCAGATACAATGGTGTACTAACTAATCCATTAGTGATATATATATGGTGCGTTCTGCTCCGTCATCTTGAAGTCTAAATGGAATTCATCATTTAGACTTCATGTATGCCTGTACGTTTATTTATATTCTTCGCAGATGACTGAATGCCAAGGTGTTATTCTCTCTTAATTGTTCAGCACTTCCCATTCTTCTCGAGATGGATTGGCTGAATGCCAACTCCAAGAATGGACAGATTGGCGTGGATTTCTGTAACCAGCTCTATGCGTTGGAACGGCAGTTTCGTGAACTACAGCCAGGGGAAACGCCGTCGAATGCAGAAAAAGTATTCCAATCCATTTGAAGAAATTCTTCAAATGGATTGAAGTAAGCCCTTTTTACGGAACGAACACGCTGGCAACAGCGGCAGAATATACGTTGAAGCGAACAAAAGAGCTTCAGCTATTCTTGACAGACGTTCGTCTAGAGATAGATAACAATCCAGCAGAAAACGTCATCCGTCCGAATGTGTTTGGACGAAAAAACTGGCTGTTCTCTGCCAGCGAAGCGGGCGCGAGAGCGAACGCCATCAGTCTCAGCCTGGCAGAGACGCCAAATTATATGGAATCGATATCTATACGTACTTGAAAAAGTATTTACAGATCTTCCTAATCTGGAATTCGGCCAGTATCCTTCGCGACTGGATGACTATCTCCGTGGTCTTCACAAATCCAGCAGGAATGTAAAAAATAATAGCCCGCTGCTTCAAAAACATGAAGCAATCGGGCTATTTGTACGGCGTACCGAAAAGATGCGCTTTTTTATATTACGGGCTGACAGTATTCTGTGTAAAGGATAATGATTGGGAATTAAGAGTTTTATTTAGGATATAATATAAATATATAGAAATTACTTACTATCTTGATTTAATTCTAAAATAATTTTCTTATTTCCTAAACGGGATGCAAACGGTATAAAAATCACGAAGGCCATTAATATCATTATCCCTGCCATCAAACCTATTATTGTGAAATTGATGTACAGCTTACCTGGATCAATTAAGGAAATAACAATAGTTAATAAAACACCAGTAAAGAGCCCTAAAGATAATCCGATTAAAAGATACAAAATGATTTGTGTGAGTATGACGTTAATTATCCCGCTTTTGCTCAATGAAATGGTCCTTAATATTGCAAACTCTTTCCTTTTTGAATTAATGTTGTTAATTAGCGTATTAAATACCCCTACAATGACGCTAATTAACATAACAGAAATAACAACAATAAAAATGGACCATCTTTGATAAAACATGTCTTTGGATTTTTTCAAGGATTCCTCATAACTATTAATTTGAATTTCAGGAAAATGCATCCTTAATTGTTCCAGTTCCTCAACTACTTGGTCTACATTTCTTCCTTCGACATATAGTTTATGAAAAACAATGAAATTAGATCTGTATTCGTCTTCATTCCAATCTATATAGACATCAGATTCTTTTATTTTAGTGACGATTGCACCAATTTTATAATTTCCAGAACTGCTTACCCTTTGTTCCTTTTCTGAGTATTTTCCAATCTCGACAATATCGCCAGCTTTTAAATTGTACTTCTTTGCAAATTCCTCTGATATTGCGATAATCTTGTCGCCATCGTACTGTAATACAGGAATTAATCCCTGTTCTTCCATGTTATGAAGATCACCTAAAGTATAATCAAATGAGATGTTTTGATGTTCGCGAATCATTTCAGCTCCAGCTTTGGTGCTTATTGAGCTAGACTTATCAATGCCAGTGATTCTCTCTGCCTCTGTTTGTATTTCTATAGGGTTAACAGTAGAGTTTAATCCAAGACGACTCTTCAAAACAATACTTGTAGGAAACTGTTCTTTTAAATACTTTTCCTCATTTTTTTGTATAGTGTTTAACATAATGGATCCAAACACAGCAATAATCATCAGAGCACTAATAGTTAAAATCACAAAAGTATTCTTTTTGACTTGAGGTATTATGTTTTTGATTGCAATATATGAAGCATTACCCAAACATTTTTTTATTAATGGCGCCAGTCGCATTAATATTGGTGACAAATAGATTGGAAACAGGATGAATATTCCAGCTACCAATAAAATGGCAGACAATAAAATGCTCATTACCTGGTTGTCTTCTTCACTCGCTAGAAATTTCCCTAACACCATAATAATTAAGCTACTTACAAGAAATAACTTCCCAAAAAATCTATTATATTTGAACGTTTTAAAATTGCTTTCCTCGTTATCCTGAATGACCTTAAGTGGAAGAACTTTTGTGATTCTTATTGCTGGGACTACCAAAAAAAGTTGAATAATCAACATACAGATCAATGTTATTAACCATGCTAATTTAAAATTAAAGTCAATATTAGATGTTGTAAATGAGAATATTTTTTCAAGCCATTCATGCAGATAATTGTTACTAAATATAGAAATACATAGTCCAAGAATTGACCCGGTCACTGTTATAAAAAAGCTCTGAACCAAAACAATTAAAAATAATTGCTTGGTAGTCGCTCCGATTGACCTCATAATTGCAAATTGATTCTTATACTTGTACAGAAAGACTTCAAAGTTTGATATGATCAGTAAAGACGTCACTATGATAATTAAAAAGGACAGTACTATTATAAATATATTTAAGGATTCAAAATTACTTTTAAGAAAGGGATCTTCTTCGGCAATTTCGATTCTTAAGTCTTTATCAATCTCTTTGATTTCATTAGCTAAAGAAAGTTTCTCCACGTCTTCCTTTGCCTTTATCAATAAATAAGTCGCCTCAATATCTTGGTTGTATTTATCAGACATGATTTCTTGGAGTCTATGGTGCGAAACCAAAAGGATATCAGGAGTGAGTCCTGTTGAGTTTAGATCTTCTAAAGTTTCAACCAGTTTGAAACTTCTTTCTTCAACTTCTAAATTGCTTCCAGTCTCTTTACCTAACGCTTCAGCTAATCCTTCATTCACAATAATCTCGTTTTCTTCTAAGTTTTCCTTAAAATGATACCTACTTTTTGATAAGTCATCATTCTTTACTCCGACTGTGTAAAAATCAGCTTTCGAGGCACCTGTATCAAGCGTCAGTTGTGAAATCAAAACACTAGATACTTGCTCTATATTGTCATTTGATTTTAGGGCAGTCAAAAAGGATTTATCAATAAACTTTTCACTGTCATTTTCGTAACCAACAGATATATCCATTTTACCATACATTTTTGTAACTTCATTCTTTAAGGTTTGTTTTGCATTCAATGAGAATAGTGTCATTGAAACAATCAAAGAAACAGATAGAATAATACCAATTATAGAGGTGATGGTAATTAATATATTCGCTTTTAAAAAACGGATGGGTAAGCCAAATTTCGAATATATCATTGGTCGATCTCCATTATTTTTTGGAATTTCTTTAAAATATTTTGTAAGTTATTTTTACTCTGACACTCATATTCATCCACAATCTTTCCATTATGGAAAAATAGTACCCTATCAGAATAAGTTGCAACGTTAGGGTCATGAGTGACTATAATAATACTTTTATCTAAACGTTTTTTCATATTAACTAGAACATTTAAAATATCCTTAGTGGTATTGAAATCCAAATTCCCCGTGAGTTCATCTGCCAATACTATTGGTGGTGAAGTGATCAAAGCCCTACTGATAGCGACTCTTTGTTGTTGCCCCCCTGAGAGTTGGATTGGTCTATGTGATTTCCATTTTGCGAGTCCAACCAGGCTTAGCATTTCATCTACCCTTTGTTCCACTTCTTTTTTTGCCAGTCCTTTTAAGATAAGTGGTAAACCTACATTTTCTTCAACCGTCAAATCCTTAAGAAGGTTGAAGGATTGGAAAATAAATCCGATATTATCCCTTCTATAAAGAGTAGCTTTTGGTTCCTCAAAAAAATCTTTAGTTTCTTTTCCATTTAGAAACACTTTCCCACTAGATGGCTCATCAAGTGCTCCCAAAATGTTCAATAGCGTACTTTTCCCTGAACCGCTTGTCCCCATAATGGCAAGAAGTTCTCCGGTGTACAGCTCAAAAGAGACCCTGTCCAGAGCAGGCACTTTAAATTCTGTACCTTTATAGACCTTTGATAAATTTCTTACTTCTAATACTTTATTAGCCATTTTCCACCTCTGTGAACACATTTTCATCTTTATACCAGTTTGATTGTGATTGGTACATTTCGTAGAACAGTCCCCTCTTTTTTATTAAGGTTTGGAAAGAGCCTTCTTCTACGATTTTTCCTTTGTCCAACACAATTATCCTATCAGAGTATTTAGTTGGCCCCAGTCTATGTGATATAGTTATGGTTGTTTTATCTTTAGATAAACTGTTGAAGAGTTCAAAAATTTCTAGTTCTGTTATAGGATCAACAGCAGCTGTTGGCTCATCTAAGACGATAACGTCCGAATCTTTTAAGAACCCACGTGCAATAGCGATTCTCTGCCATTCTCCTCCTGATAAATCACTGCCGTCTGGTATTTCCCTTGTTAAATATGTCTCTAGCTTGTTTTTATAGTTTTTCACTTTGTTTGAAAGGCCGACACTTTCTAACAATTGATAGAGTTCTTCATCATTTTTTAATTTATCTAAATCTCCAAAAGCAACATTCTCTCTCACACTATACTTATACTTAAAAAAGTCCTGGAATATAGCAGATATT encodes:
- a CDS encoding OsmC family protein; the protein is MKFHMTENGFDTETEFGTLHISSDEHKGFRPYQLLVASIAACGGGVMRKVLDKMRTPADDIVVEVKEVVRSQDDASRVLKIHLHFTVFGSAIKEEKMPRIMELTEKNCSMLQSVVGCIEIVKTYDIRPI
- a CDS encoding S-layer homology domain-containing protein — protein: MKKILIGALTALFIFAAIPFQTQAATSFSDVEKHWAKKEIMYLSERNIIGGYPDGTFKPNEAITRAQAASMLVKALKIPLVKNPTITFKDVSKNSPYYQILATVNEKGILRGDNGLMRPGEETSRVQMAAILRRSFKLPLDKQATFVDVSESHWAFEDVNGIAKKGITGGSNGKFMPGDSVTRAQFSAFLVRALDDSMKLSEYHSYVAKKGTTVEQNGFSYTIAKDKTSTKLFKKNLKAGTQVAILDKATMPDNGTNRELLMPGYQLIMYNDDLYIPFWNLINDKTNMPSGYNLTKINANTWSYTIGTIPIEQKFRNMFIWNDRIFYTIEKNKERVFDSKFNPENPIDDPLILYSTTLDGKNKKQELVFDARVIFHEVERTSKDVQVSHNNKSVLFDHSAMYYFNKTGVYKYNLLDKKTTKLASVVAKDMQVETKQLVVTDQQGKKHSLKK
- a CDS encoding IS3 family transposase, whose protein sequence is MREEILECIRTIHKESDGRYGALKIHKKLLELGYCVSLKCVKLLKGRNGIQSIITKNIVQLLQTAR
- a CDS encoding AAA family ATPase, giving the protein MASWELAFDRNKKVLLVDMDPQGNASTLIACSTGVTEINTSIFEGFQNGSLKECIVKMTDNLHVIPAQVSFKNFPKFLYANVKEEIDQVSYLKKLLDPIRDDYDYIFIDVPPTISDFSDNAMMAADYVLIILQAQELSLEGAETYIKYLQFMADNYDADIQVAGVLPVLLRPGGRVDISTLERAREMFGSDNVMDSVIKHLERLKAWDVTGITNNDMHDRKAHQVFLDVIDELEAKLAQFEEAGKYE
- a CDS encoding DUF3800 domain-containing protein codes for the protein MTMQQETPHLLICFDESGKQSRDPIQLMGAFSIPTTIYMHPQYKDLHLLNKEYTLHWKEYGGDGKDRKGIEKLFQHALPLAEYMNFNFIRYSRSVLAEQANVFLDIYESKQVIVDNTVYAKLPERICYGLLRGYDEHNHVQATILIEDASEYRSRELDQTIKNSLNIHSLYRGEDYVIRECDYRSKGQEIGIEIIDILLGIVGLILDNPSAISNKKKAKIHLVLKLLKENRLQPFLKNLRLFELQQSNQLKEANIEASIKLFISKNYETFITL
- a CDS encoding helix-turn-helix domain-containing protein, which codes for MWDFQIAWHSNRDIGRHLERAHQTIANELEPSQLKTGCTPMRILYWL
- a CDS encoding transposase; this encodes MKKFFKWIEVSPFYGTNTLATAAEYTLKRTKELQLFLTDVRLEIDNNPAENVIRPNVFGRKNWLFSASEAGARANAISLSLAETPNYMESISIRT
- a CDS encoding FtsX-like permease family protein, producing MIYSKFGLPIRFLKANILITITSIIGIILSVSLIVSMTLFSLNAKQTLKNEVTKMYGKMDISVGYENDSEKFIDKSFLTALKSNDNIEQVSSVLISQLTLDTGASKADFYTVGVKNDDLSKSRYHFKENLEENEIIVNEGLAEALGKETGSNLEVEERSFKLVETLEDLNSTGLTPDILLVSHHRLQEIMSDKYNQDIEATYLLIKAKEDVEKLSLANEIKEIDKDLRIEIAEEDPFLKSNFESLNIFIIVLSFLIIIVTSLLIISNFEVFLYKYKNQFAIMRSIGATTKQLFLIVLVQSFFITVTGSILGLCISIFSNNYLHEWLEKIFSFTTSNIDFNFKLAWLITLICMLIIQLFLVVPAIRITKVLPLKVIQDNEESNFKTFKYNRFFGKLFLVSSLIIMVLGKFLASEEDNQVMSILLSAILLVAGIFILFPIYLSPILMRLAPLIKKCLGNASYIAIKNIIPQVKKNTFVILTISALMIIAVFGSIMLNTIQKNEEKYLKEQFPTSIVLKSRLGLNSTVNPIEIQTEAERITGIDKSSSISTKAGAEMIREHQNISFDYTLGDLHNMEEQGLIPVLQYDGDKIIAISEEFAKKYNLKAGDIVEIGKYSEKEQRVSSSGNYKIGAIVTKIKESDVYIDWNEDEYRSNFIVFHKLYVEGRNVDQVVEELEQLRMHFPEIQINSYEESLKKSKDMFYQRWSIFIVVISVMLISVIVGVFNTLINNINSKRKEFAILRTISLSKSGIINVILTQIILYLLIGLSLGLFTGVLLTIVISLIDPGKLYINFTIIGLMAGIMILMAFVIFIPFASRLGNKKIILELNQDSK
- a CDS encoding ABC transporter ATP-binding protein — protein: MANKVLEVRNLSKVYKGTEFKVPALDRVSFELYTGELLAIMGTSGSGKSTLLNILGALDEPSSGKVFLNGKETKDFFEEPKATLYRRDNIGFIFQSFNLLKDLTVEENVGLPLILKGLAKKEVEQRVDEMLSLVGLAKWKSHRPIQLSGGQQQRVAISRALITSPPIVLADELTGNLDFNTTKDILNVLVNMKKRLDKSIIIVTHDPNVATYSDRVLFFHNGKIVDEYECQSKNNLQNILKKFQKIMEIDQ